DNA from Leptospira mayottensis 200901116:
GAAACGTTTTCATCCTCGATTTGTTTTTCAAGACCAAGTTTAGAGTCTTTTAGTTTCCGAATCTCTTCCTCAAGAAGTTCGATCTCCCCTTCTAACTCGGAAACTTCTTTTTGAATCCTTTCTAGATCAATAACTAACAAACTCAAAGAGGATTCTTCCCCATTGAGGATTGAAGTCATCTCCGAAACCCTTTCTTCGTATTCCAAAATAATCTGTCTGTTTTTCTCGATTTTTTCTTTTTGAATTTTCGTTTGGGAAAGATGATCGTATAATTTCTTGTCGATTTCGGAAACTTTCACTTCGATTTCCGATTTATCTTTTTCCAACACTTCGATCCTTCCGGTTTCTTCACCGATCGTATCGAGTAGGGTCTGATTCTTATCCTTGATCCCTTGAAGTTCTTCTTCGGACTCTTTCAATTTTTTGGTAAGAGTAGAAAATTTCAGATAACGTATGATCTTGTCTGTTTCGTCCAACTCCGCTTTGAGTTTGAAATAAGCTTCTGCTCTTTCTGCCTGCTTTTCCTTGACTTCCATTTCTTTTTTCATGGAATTCATGATGTCTTGGATACGAAGAAGATTTTGTTTTGTATCCTCCAAACGTTTCAACGCTTCTTGACGCTCCACTTTGAACCTGGAGATCCCGGCCGCCTCTTCAAAGATCAACCTCCTTTCCTCGGGTTTGGAATGGAGAATTCGATCTACTTTTCCCTGTTCCATGATCGAATAAGAAGACTTGCCGATCCCCGTATCCATCAGAAGTTTTTCGATGTCTTTTCTTTGGACTCTGGAATCATTGATGCAATATTCGTTGTTTCCATCCAGGTAAAGACGACGAGTCATCTTTACCGACGGATAATCCATCTTAATCAATCGGGAAGAATTATCGAAAACGACGGAAACTTCTGCGTAACCCGCGGCCTTACGCGCCTCGGAACCGTGAAAGATCACGTCGTCCATTTTTTCCCCACGAAGACCTTTCGCGGATTTTTCACCGAAGACCCATTTGACTGCGTCTACGATATTTGACTTACCACTTCCATTCGGTCCTACGACGGCGGTAAATCCAGGATCTAAAAGAATTTCAGTCTCATCGGCAAACGTTTTGAATCCAACAATATTCAAACTTTTTAAATACATAGTTTTTGTGTTTTTCATTTCCGGATGTTCCGGAAAGATGATTCCAATTGACCAGATTTGGGCAGGGAACAGAATGCACCCTGGGTTATTATGTCTCACAATCTCTCTGAAAAGACAAGAGAAATATTCGGGAAAAAGCCGTATTTATCCCTCTACTTTCAAAGGCCCGGAAATCCGGACCTGATCTTTACTCTCAAACCGGCAAAAAATCCGGAAGAATGGTTTTTAGAACTCAATGGCCGTGCTCTCTCAAGCACTGTAGCACCTCTCACACAAGCACAAAGAATTCTTCAGGCTCAAAAAATTTCTCAGACGGATCTGGTAGCGGTGATCGGCCTTGGAAATCCGCATCTCATCTTTGAAGTCCATAAAAACTTAGAGCCCGGTCAGATTCTTCTTCTCGTAGATGAAAATCCAGAACTCATTTTTCCTCTTTGGAACGGAATTTTAGAGCCAGTGATGGATGTTCCGGGAAGACATTTGTTTCTAGGACATTCTGCTCTGGGTCTTCTTTGGAACTATTTGGAATCCCTTCCCGTGGAACGAGTTTCCGGAATCCGAATTTTCAGGAACACGGCAAGTATGTCTCTGAACGAAGTGTACTACGGAGAATTGGAAATTAAGATCCGTAAAATTCTTTCCTCTAAGATGAGTGACCTTTTGACCAAGTTCGAGTTCGAAAGAATCTGGGTTAGAAACACATTCGTTAACACCGCAAACTTTCCGAATTCCAAAAACCAGAGAACAAGAATTGAATTTCTAAAAGAAAAATTTTTGAACACTCCCGCGATGCTCGTATCCGCGGGCCCGTCCCTCAGAAGTCAATGCGAATGGATCTCTAAAATCAGAGACAAGGTGTTTTTATTTTCCTGCGATACTTCTCTTAAAGCCCTTTTAAAATTCGGAATCGTTCCCGACGGAGTCATTACTCTCGACGCGCAGACTCATTCTTTCTTTCATTTTATGGGAGCAAAATCGTCTAATGTTCCTTTGTTTGCAGACTTGGTAAGTTCCCCTTCGATCTTAAGATCACAAAAGTTCACAAAAATAGTCCATTCCCTAACTGCAAAGTACGTTGTAGACGCAAGCGGAGAATTTAAACGAGAAGTAACTGCCGGCTCCAAAACCGCTGAAAAACTTCTGGGTCCGATCGGAGACGTCCAATCAGGAGGAAGTGTTGCAACAACCGCCTTTGATCTCCTTCGAAACTTAGGTTGTAAGCCGATTTTTTTAGTCGGTCAAGATCTCGCTTATTCGGGCAGGGAAATTCATTCTACGGGAACACATCATAACGAGAAATGGCTCACTCTTGTCCGCAGAACACAAAGCCTTGAAAAAATCAACGAGATGATCATCCGTAAAAGAGATACTCGCCTGGTTCCGTCAGCAAACGGAGGAGAAGTACTCACAGATTATGTTTTGGATCTTTACAGGCATTGGTTCGAAGAATCGTTTCAAACCTTGGACTTTCCGGTCTACAACGTTAACAGCCGAGGTGCAAGGATCGAAAACTGTGAGAATGTTTCTTTGGAACAAGCAGATTTGATTCTTTCCTCTTTCCCTTCTCACGGTTTTTTCTGGAAAGAGTTTCTACCCTGGAACACCGAAAACCATCCCGAAATTTCCGAGAAAGCAGCCGAGGAATTCCGATCGAACCTTTTGAAAAAAATCCAAAACATCTTGGAAAAGTTTTCTACCCCTTCGATTCAAGACGAATCCTACGAGTCCATTCTTTCCGACTTTCAAAAAGGAATCGTAGAATGGGAAGACTTGGGCTACTTAGTTCGCAAAACCGAAATTTATATTTTACGCCACAAAAATACATTAGACGAAACCAGGAAAAAGAACCTGTTTTTGGGAGCCGTCCTCAAAGAATTTACGGGACTCAAACGTAAACTTTTAGCCGGTGGCTCCGTTTCATAGTAGCTCTCACGCTTTTTCAGTATCGTTTTTAAGAACTCAAGGGAGAATCCCCGCAAATTCCGTTTTTTTGAAGGATTTATTGCTTTTCAATAATGTTCTTTTTATTCAATAACCGAAAATTACACTTCTGTGCCGTTTGATTCCGAAGCTATTCCCTTTCAAAATAAACATAAGCTCCTTATAATGATTCACAAACATCTTTCCCAAGAACTAAACCAATGTAACATCAGTTAGTTTTATAATTTTAGTAATATAGTTCGCGAGTCTTTTATTTTGTTCATGATTGCAATTTTTTGAATATTCTATAATAGTTATAGAACTGGAATTGGCCCGCGACACATGTTCGCATCCAAAATTTTCTGATGTAGGCTATTTTCTTCATGTTTCCATCAGAAAATCTATTACAAGTATTGTTTTCTGGTCTTCTTTTGATTTCGATAAAGATCGGTCAAGCAACGACAGATTTTCGGGAAATTTGATCGCATCGCTACCGGAAGTACGGACATCACTGCGAGATACGAAAACTTGTCGAGCTTCTCACCGTCCTAAACTCCTTATATCATAAAAAGGCATTTTAGATTCGGTCTTTATTTGGTACAAGAAATTCTTAATTGTGGGTAATTGTAAGTTTGATTAGGCGTTTATCAATAATTCGATTGAATGAGGGAAATCTACGGAATTTATCAATTTATTTTTAGAGATTATCACTTACAAATTTGATGGCGGTTAGAAATAAATCTATATTGTCTTTAGAACCTAACCCGCCGTAAACATAAGCGCTACGTTTTGTTATAAACTTGGCTGCAAATTTCTTTTATGATCCGAGCTTAAGTTCAATAACTACGCATTCAAATCGATCAGATAACCGCGACGAATAGCTTGGTCATCCGTATTAACCCCTACCTTTGCTATGCTTCTCGCTCCCGAGTGTACGTTTTCTAATTCAGAAAGCGGGTGAAGACGATCAGGCATATTACGAAGAGTAAGTTCGGATTTGGAAAATTGCCTAGCCCCCGTAGAGCTTTGAACTGCAAAATTAATTTCTTTGAGCATGACTGCGAACTTCCTTTTTTATTCAACCTAACATAAAATTTAGAACCTTGTAAAGCAGAATCTGAAGCAAAAACCAGTGGGAACAATCAGCATTGACTTTCAAGTTGTTTACAAACCGTCAAAATTGAAATTTTCCAGATTTTCTTCGTACAATTCTTCATCTTCCGTTGAAATCTCGGTTCCCTTTTTTATTTCCCGTGCATGTTTTTTCTGCACTACCTGATCCGTTTCAGATGCAAACGAATCTACTCGTTCGGATAATTCCAATTCGGATTCTCGCTCTCCGCCCATTTCCATCAAGAGAGAAAATCCTTGTGGCTCCTTCACAAACTCGGGAAAGTATTCGTAGAATAATTTTGCGGACACGACTCGAAAGCTCGCAGGATACGTGCTTTTATAAGTATTCGAAAGCTCCACATCCGGCAATTGTTGAAATCCGATCCGGTCCTCAAAATCGTTGAATTCCTGTTTTGTGAACACGGGCATTTTTTCCGTGATGATATCCTTGAGAATGATCCAGTCCAATTTGAATCTCATTCGATATCCCTGAAATGCGGAAGACCTCTGCATCAGATTGACCAATCGTTTGAGAGGATAATCGCGTTTTACATAGGGAGTAAGATAAATAAGAAGATATCTTTGAGAAAACCCAAGCGGCTCCCAAACCCTCTCAAAATAGGGCTTACCTTCCTCCGCTTTCAGATCATCTAGTATGGACTGCAATTCGGGAACGACTTCGATCTGATCCGAATAGAATTCCTGTTTTTCAACCTCGCCGAATTCTCCATAATAGAGCCATTTGTATAAATCGACGACTTCGAATACGGGATGATATTGAAGGTATTGTTCTAAAAATTTTATCTTTTCTTCACGGGTTTTGTTATCGTCGATTTCTCTCTGAATCACCGTTTCGTTCCTCGTCTTCGTTTTTGACTGCGAACAATTCGGATCGGTTTAAGATCCGAAAAATATTTTCCCTATGGGTAAGTACGATCCCGATGGAGATGAACACCATGGTCCCCAAGACCCAATATGAAACCTCTTCGTGTAAAAGTATAACCGATGAAAAAGCATAAACGAGCGGAAGAGTAAGGGAAGCAAAAATTGATCCGAGAGATACGAATTTAAAATATTTAATAGTCACTAAAAAAACAAGGATCGCTCCAAGACAGGCAATCGGAGTCAAAACCAAAAATACGCCTAGTGTGGTGGCGACTCCCTTTCCTCCTTTGAAACCTAAAAAAGGCGAGAACATATGTCCTAAAACCGCGAGAACTCCGCAGGTCAATTGAAATAGAACCCCTCCTTCCGGAACATAAATTCCGGAAAGATAAACCGGAAATATTCCCTTAGCCACATCCAAGATCAACACCGGAAAGCCGAACTTCCAACCGATAGAGCGACCCACGTTTGTGGCTCCTATATTTTTGCTCCCGAACTTACGGATATCCATCTTCGCAAATCGAAGAGCAATCCAATATCCAAAAGGGATAGAACCCGCGACAAAACTAAGGAATACAAATATCGCGAAGTTCATTTTCGATCCGATCGAAATTCCAATCGAACCGGAATCCCCTGCAAGTCATAAGCTTCCGTAAGTTTCTTTTTCAAAAACGAAACCAGGTTCGATTTAAAGTATTCCACGTGATTTACGAACAGGATCAGGTGAAAGGGAGAAGTGGAAACCTGTGTGCAATAGAGCATCTTCGGAGGTTGATGCGCCGAAAAGGATCTCCCCGCCTGGCTCATCCAGTTCTTTAGATTTTTATTAAGCTCGGATGTGCTGACCTTTCTATGAGATCTGGACGCGAGATCGAAGGAAAGATCGATGAGTTTTTGGACCCTCAACCTTTCGGTTGCGCTAATCGTGATGATCGGCACTTCGTTTAACAATGGGAAACGACTGTAAAGTTTTTCCTTGTATTCCCGGAAAGTTTTGTCGGTTTTATCCTCGATGGAATCCCATTTGTTGACCGCGATCAAAAACGGTTTTCCCTTTTCTTGTAGAAGGGACGTGATTTTTTTATCGAAATCTCCGAATCCTTTTTTTGCGTCCAAAAGATGGATGACTAGATCGCTCGATTCAATCGCCTTTAGAGTTCTTTGATACGAATAATATTCCAATGCTTCAGCGGTCCTGCTATGCCTACGAATTCCGGCGGTGTCGGTAAGTAGAAGTCTTCTATCTCCGAATTCCAATAAAGTATCCACGGAATCTCGGGTCGTTCCGGCTACGTCACTCACAACCGCCCTTTCATAACCGCAAATCGCATTCAAAAGGCTGGATTTTCCAGAATTCGGTTTTCCTACAATTGCAAGCCGGAATTCGTAGTCCTCTTCCGCTAGAGGCAGAGGTTGTGCGTCTTTCTTTTTGGATGCGGAAATTTTTTCAATCCAGACCTTACCCGGTTTACTACTTAAGAAAAATTTAATTTTCTCAAGTAGTAAACCCAGATTTTTTCTTCCGATCGCCGAAATCGGCAGCACTTCGGCAAGACCCATTCTGTAAAATTCCTCCAGATCGAATTCGTCAAGCTCCTTGTCCGCCTTGTTGACACAATAGATGATCGGTTTGTCTGCGGGTCCGTATTCTTTTCTCAAATAATCGAGCAATGTATGATCGGCGGCGGTGATCAGATTCTTATCCAGCAAAAAGATGATTACGTCAGATTCATTCAATTGTTTATAAGCGACTTCTAATATGGATTGAGAAAGAGAATCTGGATTGTCGATGTCAAGCCCAGGAGTATCGCAGAGATAAAAGTCGAGATCTTTTTCTTCCTGATAAATCCTCGCCGAAAGAACGTCACGCGTCACACCGGGATAATCTTCCGTGATGGCGAGTTTTTTCTTCAAAAGAGAATTGAACAGAGTGGACTTGCCTACGTTCTGTCTGCCCACGATGGATACGACAGGAATTCTTTCTCCGGGTTCTTTGCGGGGAGCTTTTATTACCGGAACGACTTCTTCCGATTCTGCGGTTGGTTTTTTTCCGGCTTTAGCCATGTGATCCTAACTTTGTCGAGACTCATTCGTAGCGATTGGATGATTTTAACGCGCGGGCGATTTCTTGTTGCGCGTCTTTTTTCTGCATGTCGTCCCGTTTATCGTGGATCTTTTTTGGTTTGCCCACGGCGATCTCCACCTTCACGCGAAGATTATTCTTAAAATAAACCTTAGTAGCAACGAGAACTAAACCTTTTTCTTTTACCTGACGTTCCAATTTTTCGATTTCCTTCTTATGAAGGAGAAGTTTTCTCGGACGAATTTCGGGATGATTGGCATAACCTCCGTTTTTATACGGAGTAATTGAAAAATTCTCCAAAAACACTTCCCCGTTTTTGATCTTAGCAAATGCATCGGTAAGATTCCCCTTCTTTTCCCGAAGGCTCTTAACTTCAGATCCAGATAAAACGATTCCCGCTTCGATGTAAGAAACTAACTCGAAGTTGAACTTGGCCTTTTTATTGACCAGGGGAGAATGTCCAGATTCTTCTTTTTTATTTGCCACGATATTTTATCCGAAGTAAATCCAGTTTTTCGAATAAAAGACTAGGGCCAAGTGAAAAACGATTCGTTTTACGAAGACGAAAAAAGGATAGAATTGCTTAGAAGGAAAGAAGCGACGCTTTTCGCCGCCTTTTGGAACGGAATACGACGAAAGGTTGCGTGTTGGTTTTTAATGTGAAACGATGGACGGAATTCCGGACAGGGAATAAGTCACATTTTTTAGGTTCGATTGCAAAGAAAACAATTCGCAGCTCGCAAACCTAGATACTTTTCGTCCTCTACGCCGATCTTTTATCCATTTTGATCGATGACAATACTATGTCTTTTTCTTTTATCAGAACCGGTCGGCAGAATATTCAAGTTCACTCGGTTTGATTTCTCCGATAAAATACAATTAATTGGATTTTGGAACACAGTTTAAAAGAGAACCAGTACCGATTTCTTTCAATGTCGGTTGTCGCAATCAATATGAATCGCCTCCTCGGATGATTCTAAAAACGTAATACTATCACATCCAAAAGAAATATATTCAAAGCCGAATATTACTTTTGGCTTGTTTTTGAATAATCTTCCTGTCCATTGGTGATCGAAAGGAGCAAGACTCCCTGAATAAACCGCTTCATAAACTTTACTTTTAGTTCGGCGATCCATCACTAACAATCGTCTGGCAAAAACGCTATTATCCTTGACTAAATCTTGCGCAAAATACTGCAAGTCGCCCGTTTCATATTTATAAGAGTCGCCTTTACTATATTCACTATCTTTAAAATATTTTCCTTCCATGCCGGAAGGGAAATATTTGGATTTGATTTTTTGCCAAACAATACGCTGCAGTTGTCCTTGAACGAATAGACTTTCTTTACCGATAAATACGAAGGACCTGGAGCTGGATAAAAGCTGTTCGTCCACCTCAAATCCAATCATAAAATCGCTTTTGTCATATGGCGGCGGCTCGCTATTCTCGTATATAGAAAGACAGGCCATAAAATTCAAATCGTTTATTTTAAATGTTTTTAATACGTCTTTCGAGTAGTCGTAGATAAACACATTCGCCGCTTCTGAAATTTTTTCTTTAGAAAGAAAATACTTTCTAAATTTCAATCCCAACTCAATACACCCAGAATTTTGAATTTTCCGTTCTTCTTTTTTAGTTAAATTAGAAATCACAAACCAATCGGCGTGAGGGGGCGAGCACCGGAAAGAGAAACAAAGCCAATATTTTTGTTTTTATTTCTTTGATAGGACATGAAGTCAAATATTTTCAATTCTTCAGCGTTCAACCTAAATGCTGAAAGGAGAACGAACAGGAATGAAAAAAATAATCTGAATTTCATATCTAAAATTTTTCAATCAACGCTTCTGATTTGGAATACTACAAAATTGCAAAGCGAGAATACGGATCTCGTTTCCTATAGCCTGAAATCTCTCAAAAAGCGTTTTTCGAATTTTCTCTTTTCGACTTCCGATTAATTTCTCATACTATGATTCGTGAGAATCAGCCTGCCCAATTCCGTTCCGATCAGATTCGGCATATTGTAAAAATTGTCCGAAGTGATCTGAATGGAATCTTGAAACAAATGTTCCGCAATGTATCTTCTTCCGAGTCCGACCCCTAAGAAGACGTAATTCCGATTTTGGTTTTTTAAAATTTCTGCATGTAGTTTGCGGTTGTCCCGAGAATTGATCTCGTCGGAAACGTCCGCCTTTCCTCTTTGTCCGCGAAAATCGGAAATCATTACCACAATTTTCGTTTGTGCCTCGGGTGAAAAATACGATTCCACTTTTTCAAGAAGCTGATATTCTTCCACGGAATCGCCTTGCCAATCAGTCCGTAGATAATTGAACATTTCCTCCTCTTTAGCCTCGTCATATTCTTCTTCCAGACGTTTGATCGGAATTAGATCGATTCTATCTTTTCTATTATTTCGGTCCGAATACGCGTGGATCGAAAAATCCACCTCGTGTTCCCTTAAAATATAAGCCGAAGAAATCATCGCAGAAATCACCGCGACCGCGTATTCAAAGTTAAAGATCCTTCTGGATTTGGAAACGAGAAAAGCGACTTCCACACCTTTGAGTTTTTCCTCGTTCTTATCGATGATGGTTCGATCAAATACCTTGGAATCCCCTCTTCCGGATAAGAAGGAAATATATTTTCGAGCATCGATCCGATTTCCTTCCATTCGATACATTCTAGTAATGTCAATTTCAGGATCGAAAAGACGATCCAGATTGAGTTCGATCTCTTCAAGACTTTGGCCGAACACTTCTTTGAATTCCTTCAAAGAAACCTGGATCGTGTATTCCCATAGAATCTTACGCTTGGCAAGAAATTGTTTATACAGTTCTTCGGTGCGGTAACCCCAAGCCCCACCTCCACCCGCAGGTTCGCCTTGACCCTTGTTACCGCGTGTGTCTTGTCCGTACCAAGCGTCCGCGCCTTCCTTCATCTGACCTCCCGTTTCCGGGGTATTAATTTCGATTCCTCGTTTGAGAGGATTGCCAGAATTGATCAGTTTGGCCTTACCAGTTAACGCTTCTCTTTTATGAAGTTCGGGATTCCACCAACGTTTTTTTTCAATGTCGGTGGCAGTTGTCAGAGTTTTTTTTTTCTTATCCTCAAGAACCTTGAAGAAATCCGATTCGACTTCGATCCCAGACATTTGAAAGTCCAGAATTTTTTCGAGTTCCATT
Protein-coding regions in this window:
- a CDS encoding motility associated factor glycosyltransferase family protein; translated protein: MSHNLSEKTREIFGKKPYLSLYFQRPGNPDLIFTLKPAKNPEEWFLELNGRALSSTVAPLTQAQRILQAQKISQTDLVAVIGLGNPHLIFEVHKNLEPGQILLLVDENPELIFPLWNGILEPVMDVPGRHLFLGHSALGLLWNYLESLPVERVSGIRIFRNTASMSLNEVYYGELEIKIRKILSSKMSDLLTKFEFERIWVRNTFVNTANFPNSKNQRTRIEFLKEKFLNTPAMLVSAGPSLRSQCEWISKIRDKVFLFSCDTSLKALLKFGIVPDGVITLDAQTHSFFHFMGAKSSNVPLFADLVSSPSILRSQKFTKIVHSLTAKYVVDASGEFKREVTAGSKTAEKLLGPIGDVQSGGSVATTAFDLLRNLGCKPIFLVGQDLAYSGREIHSTGTHHNEKWLTLVRRTQSLEKINEMIIRKRDTRLVPSANGGEVLTDYVLDLYRHWFEESFQTLDFPVYNVNSRGARIENCENVSLEQADLILSSFPSHGFFWKEFLPWNTENHPEISEKAAEEFRSNLLKKIQNILEKFSTPSIQDESYESILSDFQKGIVEWEDLGYLVRKTEIYILRHKNTLDETRKKNLFLGAVLKEFTGLKRKLLAGGSVS
- the plsY gene encoding glycerol-3-phosphate 1-O-acyltransferase PlsY → MNFAIFVFLSFVAGSIPFGYWIALRFAKMDIRKFGSKNIGATNVGRSIGWKFGFPVLILDVAKGIFPVYLSGIYVPEGGVLFQLTCGVLAVLGHMFSPFLGFKGGKGVATTLGVFLVLTPIACLGAILVFLVTIKYFKFVSLGSIFASLTLPLVYAFSSVILLHEEVSYWVLGTMVFISIGIVLTHRENIFRILNRSELFAVKNEDEERNGDSERNRR
- the der gene encoding ribosome biogenesis GTPase Der, with amino-acid sequence MAKAGKKPTAESEEVVPVIKAPRKEPGERIPVVSIVGRQNVGKSTLFNSLLKKKLAITEDYPGVTRDVLSARIYQEEKDLDFYLCDTPGLDIDNPDSLSQSILEVAYKQLNESDVIIFLLDKNLITAADHTLLDYLRKEYGPADKPIIYCVNKADKELDEFDLEEFYRMGLAEVLPISAIGRKNLGLLLEKIKFFLSSKPGKVWIEKISASKKKDAQPLPLAEEDYEFRLAIVGKPNSGKSSLLNAICGYERAVVSDVAGTTRDSVDTLLEFGDRRLLLTDTAGIRRHSRTAEALEYYSYQRTLKAIESSDLVIHLLDAKKGFGDFDKKITSLLQEKGKPFLIAVNKWDSIEDKTDKTFREYKEKLYSRFPLLNEVPIITISATERLRVQKLIDLSFDLASRSHRKVSTSELNKNLKNWMSQAGRSFSAHQPPKMLYCTQVSTSPFHLILFVNHVEYFKSNLVSFLKKKLTEAYDLQGIPVRLEFRSDRK
- the smpB gene encoding SsrA-binding protein gives rise to the protein MANKKEESGHSPLVNKKAKFNFELVSYIEAGIVLSGSEVKSLREKKGNLTDAFAKIKNGEVFLENFSITPYKNGGYANHPEIRPRKLLLHKKEIEKLERQVKEKGLVLVATKVYFKNNLRVKVEIAVGKPKKIHDKRDDMQKKDAQQEIARALKSSNRYE